A window from Listeria seeligeri serovar 1/2b str. SLCC3954 encodes these proteins:
- a CDS encoding VOC family protein, giving the protein MFNHAKPVSTFLTFNGNAEEAMNFYLATFPDAKKISLTYFTKPEQGGDIGKVLNGTFEIKNAAFMVMDMTSNASPDFSWSTSTIYFASTESEFDDLFDKLSKEGTVMMGPEAVELLRKVAWVTDKYGVTWQLVFE; this is encoded by the coding sequence ATGTTTAATCATGCAAAGCCCGTTTCAACTTTTTTAACGTTTAACGGTAATGCCGAAGAAGCCATGAACTTCTATCTAGCAACTTTTCCAGATGCAAAAAAAATCTCCCTTACCTATTTCACCAAACCAGAACAAGGTGGTGACATTGGCAAAGTATTAAACGGCACTTTTGAAATTAAAAATGCTGCCTTCATGGTAATGGACATGACAAGTAACGCCTCACCAGATTTCAGTTGGTCCACTTCTACGATTTACTTCGCTAGTACGGAAAGTGAATTTGATGATTTATTTGACAAACTTTCCAAAGAAGGAACAGTGATGATGGGACCTGAGGCAGTTGAATTGCTACGAAAAGTTGCGTGGGTTACCGATAAATATGGTGTTACATGGCAGCTTGTTTTTGAATAA
- a CDS encoding precorrin-2 dehydrogenase/sirohydrochlorin ferrochelatase family protein encodes MKYPIMLDLTEKKVVIIGGGKVAHRKAKGLVEVGADVLVVGLTVLQEIKELGIQVLEESYRKEHLNGAFLVFICTDNREVNQAVADDASANQLVNDTTNQANSAFFNMATVTKNELVVGISTGGGNPSYAKKVKLEIANLVETLETEEIAYRVKKN; translated from the coding sequence ATGAAGTATCCGATTATGTTAGATTTAACTGAAAAAAAAGTGGTGATTATCGGCGGTGGTAAGGTCGCACATCGCAAAGCCAAGGGATTAGTAGAGGTAGGTGCGGATGTGCTAGTGGTAGGTTTAACTGTTTTACAAGAGATAAAGGAGCTAGGTATTCAGGTTTTAGAAGAGTCTTACCGAAAAGAGCATCTTAATGGGGCTTTTCTAGTATTTATTTGTACGGATAATCGCGAAGTAAATCAAGCTGTTGCCGACGATGCTTCAGCTAATCAATTAGTCAACGATACGACTAATCAAGCGAATTCTGCTTTTTTTAATATGGCAACAGTGACGAAAAATGAGTTAGTCGTTGGGATTTCGACAGGTGGTGGAAATCCAAGTTATGCCAAAAAAGTAAAACTCGAAATAGCTAATCTAGTAGAAACACTAGAAACGGAAGAAATTGCTTATCGTGTCAAAAAGAATTAA
- a CDS encoding TetR/AcrR family transcriptional regulator codes for MKKDTKQEIIETAFKLFHEQGYANVSVRNIADELNISVGNLTYHFKKKEDLIEAVIIDQYENFQVPATPTTISELNDFFLLGVSHQKQEDYFFAHYGELASISPKVYEVQVAAIQKRKQKLQVAFQNLQRNGDMLPEEVPGQINALIDVLNMIKIYWTPNQEAFTNAKESPFDCLWSLIYPRLTAKGKAAFQEDIQTRNIA; via the coding sequence ATGAAAAAAGATACGAAACAAGAAATTATCGAGACGGCCTTTAAACTTTTTCATGAACAAGGCTATGCTAATGTCTCCGTTCGAAATATTGCCGATGAGTTAAACATCAGTGTCGGCAACCTAACCTATCACTTCAAAAAAAAAGAAGATTTAATTGAAGCAGTCATTATTGACCAATATGAAAATTTTCAAGTTCCAGCAACGCCAACGACTATCTCTGAGCTAAATGACTTCTTTTTACTCGGTGTATCACATCAAAAACAAGAAGATTACTTTTTCGCGCATTACGGCGAACTGGCATCTATTAGTCCAAAAGTATACGAAGTGCAAGTCGCTGCCATTCAAAAAAGAAAACAAAAATTACAAGTAGCTTTTCAAAACTTACAACGAAATGGTGATATGCTACCAGAAGAAGTTCCCGGACAAATCAATGCTTTAATTGATGTATTAAATATGATCAAAATATATTGGACACCTAATCAAGAAGCATTTACTAATGCCAAAGAAAGCCCATTTGATTGTTTATGGAGCTTGATTTATCCTAGATTGACGGCAAAAGGAAAAGCTGCATTTCAAGAAGACATTCAAACAAGAAACATTGCTTAA
- a CDS encoding SDR family NAD(P)-dependent oxidoreductase, translated as MTMNKKTIMITGGNSGLGFAAAKIIASRYKDYQLILACRNLEKANMAVNELQKSTDNQNIIAMELDVSSLHSVRKFVANFQAADLGLLDGILCNAGINGNNTGLTKDGFDVVFETNHLGHFLLTNLLVPFMREDGRIVVVSSDMHNPPGDNLTWPGVPALAYPSESLNTHFIRYSYSKLCNLYFTYSLVEKLAYMKSKITVNAFNPGLLTTTNFAPDKSRFTEEFMKQIEDRIGTLEVSSEALANLMTDSKYDYVTGKYFDRGVEILSSPLSYDENNRTELWKKSIAYTDLKVTETLPELVK; from the coding sequence ATGACAATGAATAAGAAAACAATCATGATAACTGGTGGAAATTCAGGATTAGGTTTTGCGGCTGCTAAAATAATTGCGAGTAGATACAAAGATTATCAGCTCATCCTTGCTTGTCGGAATCTCGAAAAAGCAAATATGGCAGTAAATGAACTACAGAAAAGTACGGATAATCAGAATATCATTGCGATGGAATTGGATGTATCTTCGCTTCATTCTGTCAGAAAATTTGTTGCTAACTTTCAGGCGGCGGATTTAGGTTTATTAGACGGCATTTTGTGTAATGCAGGGATAAATGGAAATAATACTGGGCTTACAAAAGATGGCTTTGATGTCGTATTTGAGACAAACCATTTAGGACACTTTTTATTAACGAATTTGTTAGTTCCTTTTATGCGAGAAGACGGACGGATTGTGGTTGTGAGTAGTGATATGCACAATCCTCCAGGTGATAATTTAACCTGGCCAGGAGTTCCTGCTTTGGCGTATCCGTCTGAATCTTTAAATACTCATTTTATTCGTTATTCTTATTCGAAGCTATGTAATTTGTATTTCACGTATTCATTAGTAGAAAAATTAGCATATATGAAGTCGAAAATTACCGTGAATGCCTTTAATCCGGGATTGTTGACAACGACTAATTTTGCGCCGGATAAATCACGTTTTACGGAAGAATTTATGAAGCAAATCGAGGATCGTATCGGCACCTTAGAAGTATCAAGTGAAGCCTTAGCAAATTTGATGACGGATTCCAAATACGATTATGTTACTGGAAAATATTTTGATCGAGGTGTAGAAATCTTGTCTTCTCCATTATCTTATGATGAAAATAACCGAACTGAATTATGGAAGAAAAGCATTGCGTACACGGATTTAAAGGTCACGGAGACACTTCCTGAATTAGTAAAATAA
- a CDS encoding 4Fe-4S dicluster domain-containing protein, whose protein sequence is MSQMSILEKIKDAGVVGCGGAGFPTHAKFSGEVEYLIINAAECEPLLKTDHFVMRNHAVETIKAIEMVKSQVGAEFAVVATKRYYTEEIAALRAAIQELDSSVTIHEMDNVYPTGDEQVMVFEVTGRVVPPSGIPLMVGCIVSNVSTMWNVFHAIDDDAPVIRKQLTVTGAVGEPKLLDVPVGTPFEVCLAAAGGTNLSEYLFLDGGPMMGKLNNQSSLAEKVVTKTTSGLIVTEDTGYLHKLHYQTVEQIFNETKSACIQCTLCTDLCPRKQLGHDIHPHKVMRHFAVAEDISAIKDDPIWEEAMICCECGICEVIACPMGLSPRQVNIHVKKELLKQGIRYQTDKKEFTPDPMREYKAIAPKNILIKMGLQQYADIHLEKMHYLEVDEVFIPMKMHIGAPSIPVVSEGDLVKKGDLIAKIPDTALGANIHASIDGQIIRITEDKVHIKKVMS, encoded by the coding sequence TTGAGCCAAATGTCTATTTTAGAAAAAATTAAAGATGCTGGCGTTGTTGGTTGTGGTGGAGCGGGTTTTCCGACGCATGCCAAGTTTAGTGGAGAAGTAGAATATTTAATTATTAATGCGGCTGAATGTGAACCGCTACTAAAAACCGATCATTTTGTGATGAGAAACCATGCAGTAGAAACGATTAAAGCAATTGAAATGGTTAAAAGCCAAGTAGGTGCGGAGTTTGCGGTGGTTGCAACGAAGCGTTACTACACAGAAGAAATTGCGGCATTACGAGCAGCAATTCAAGAATTAGATTCCAGTGTCACGATTCACGAGATGGATAATGTTTATCCGACTGGTGATGAGCAAGTAATGGTCTTTGAAGTAACTGGCCGCGTAGTACCACCAAGCGGGATTCCATTAATGGTTGGCTGTATTGTTTCGAATGTTTCGACGATGTGGAATGTGTTTCACGCGATTGATGACGATGCCCCGGTAATTCGAAAACAATTGACTGTTACTGGAGCAGTCGGCGAACCGAAGCTGTTAGATGTACCGGTGGGAACACCATTTGAAGTATGTTTAGCTGCGGCGGGTGGTACGAATTTATCCGAGTATTTATTTTTAGATGGCGGCCCGATGATGGGGAAATTAAATAATCAATCAAGTCTTGCTGAAAAAGTAGTAACGAAAACAACTTCTGGGTTGATTGTTACAGAGGATACCGGCTATTTGCATAAACTTCATTATCAAACTGTGGAACAAATTTTTAATGAAACAAAATCAGCATGTATTCAGTGTACGCTTTGCACGGATTTATGCCCGCGTAAACAGCTTGGGCACGATATTCATCCTCATAAAGTCATGCGTCATTTTGCGGTTGCGGAAGATATTTCGGCAATTAAAGATGATCCAATTTGGGAAGAAGCGATGATTTGTTGTGAGTGTGGAATTTGTGAAGTAATTGCTTGTCCAATGGGTCTGTCCCCGCGCCAAGTGAATATTCATGTGAAGAAAGAACTTTTAAAACAAGGAATTCGTTATCAAACCGACAAAAAAGAATTCACGCCTGATCCAATGCGTGAGTATAAAGCCATTGCCCCGAAAAATATTTTAATCAAAATGGGCTTGCAACAATATGCCGATATTCATTTAGAAAAAATGCACTATTTAGAAGTGGATGAAGTGTTTATTCCAATGAAAATGCACATTGGCGCGCCGTCCATTCCAGTTGTCAGTGAAGGTGATTTAGTAAAAAAAGGCGACTTAATTGCTAAAATTCCTGATACGGCTTTAGGTGCGAATATTCATGCAAGCATTGATGGCCAAATTATTCGTATTACCGAAGACAAAGT